From one Salmo salar chromosome ssa09, Ssal_v3.1, whole genome shotgun sequence genomic stretch:
- the yk002 gene encoding fibronectin type-III domain-containing protein UNQ728/PRO1410 homolog precursor — protein MSFCWNLAAMLLLLLAPDLLPTRLINTHPLLTHAVPTSPPVIYPKIQYVTGVGFDYDEDDYTEEDVSHFPPNHSKASSASTLVPMQSKPCDYHPCQDNQLPCSQLSAQTGCLCPGLSGAGEPPHAPHLQKLVPGANGGAEVRWCAPASVVSEYRVVIEDRRGEPLQFGGDSRSGVLGELEAGVKVCVEAVNMAGTSAPSKLSCLRYDPPEATNLALRAGVIGGGLGFLLLLFLVTLVLWRRQTCKTGENSAEGLGNPSYSTEGTL, from the coding sequence ATGTCATTCTGCTGGAACTTGGCTGCCATGCTCCTACTACTACTGGCCCCTGACCTGCTTCCCACCCGCCTCATCAACACCCACCCCCTTCTCACACACGCTGTTCCCACCTCCCCGCCGGTCATATACCCCAAGATCCAATACGTTACCGGCGTGGGCTTCGACTACGACGAAGATGACTACACTGAAGAGGATGTTTCCCATTTCCCTCCTAACCACAGCAAAGCCTCATCAGCTTCTACTCTAGTTCCGATGCAGTCCAAGCCCTGTGACTACCATCCCTGCCAGGACAACCAGCTCCCCTGCTCCCAGCTCTCTGCCCAGACCGGATGCCTCTGCCCTGGTCTAAGTGGGGCAGGTGAGCCTCCTCATGCTCCACACCTCCAGAAGCTAGTGCCAGGCGCTAATGGGGGGGCAGAGGTACGGTGGTGCGCCCCAGCCTCTGTGGTATCTGAGTACCGGGTCGTGATCGAAGATCGAAGAGGAGAACCTCTCCAGTTCGGGGGTGATTCTCGGAGCGGGGTGCTGGGGGAACTAGAGGCAGGTGTCAAGGTGTGTGTGGAGGCGGTGAACATGGCGGGAACCAGTGCCCCCTCAAAGCTCTCCTGCCTGCGCTACGACCCCCCTGAGGCCACCAACCTGGCCCTAAGGGCGGGGGTTATCGGAGGGGGGCTGGGTTTTCTCCTGCTCCTTTTCCTGGTCACCCTGGTCCTCTGGAGGCGACAGACATGTAAAACAGGGGAAAACTCAGCAGAGGGGCTGGGGAACCCCTCCTACAGCACGGAGGGAACGCTGTGA